In Trichoderma breve strain T069 chromosome 4, whole genome shotgun sequence, the following proteins share a genomic window:
- a CDS encoding XPG i-region domain-containing protein: MGIKGIYRELGPGKRISLSKLASDSFVEHNRPYRLAIDIAIWQFQNQAARGGTNPAIRTLFYRLVRLLGTPIQPIFVFDGPNKPKFKLHDAPGEAEAECAFLQKNGIVDAVLSEDVDTIMFGCTRTLRNWSAEGKNGKPTHVSMYDVNDLNMANLGLDREGMVLVALMSGGDYIPEGVPGCGPKVAYTEGLRQWKKSLTHELRTNASKYFRTRHKALDIPEDFPNVEVLRYYTHPVVSPESTLEVVRQRLKETREIQLDGLREFTRETFNWDFRIGAIKFIRVLSEGLFVNRMYQDGVNGDAFVKKISARRNHFSTDSTSELRLAYIPEEIVPIDISNEVEEEITYARSGLALNSDEEFGTAPDNLEDAQGGVGKTFDITKPELTWVLEEVARRFAPRSVQAWEEGKKQKSTKKKATTSKTKKDATMPHGAIDSFVRITKAVETQGKATNSVASDSNKDDSEVNEFSEPDLPPLPQPSQLRRPQTPPSLRRSSKQPMPNAPPSLDRWTVTSSPDPTRRHDDAGVFEAIVISSSPTGSASPPSRSLPSSPITTTTSASRNGEMPKSIRSILAAGASSRQKTSSHHKTSQGAIELRQMSMDMSTEKLPQSETSRPGSSKSSKGSIYNLNSSREDITTKTMTKEVEIILSSSPEVPRTSRPTTSKQRTRIPPPQRNNSPGPAPGKKIYVPNGAGFFKEIEVNEDEYEERISREVQSLQDRGIRAGVTRWSDVSFIDLTDAPNS; this comes from the exons ATGGGGATCAAAGG GATATATCGAGAGCTAGGCCCTGGCAAGAGGATCTCCCTGTCCAAGCTTGCATCTGACAGCTTCGTGGAGCACAATCGGCCCTATCGCCTTGCTATTGACATTGCTATCTGGCAGTTCCAAAACCAAGCTGCTCGCG GCGGCACCAACCCCGCGATCCGAACCCTCTTCTACCGACTTGTTCGTCTTTTGGGCACGCCAATCCAGCCAATTTTCGTCTTCGACGGCCCTAATAAACCAAAGTTCAAAC TTCACGATGCACCAggcgaggccgaggctgaaTGTGCCTTTCTACAAAAGAACGGCATTGTCGATGCTGTACTGAGTGAAGATGTGGACACAATCATGTTTGGATGCACACGAACGCTTCGGAACTGGTCGGCCGAGGGCAAGAACGGAAAGCCAACACACGTCTCCATGTACGACGTCAACGATCTGAACATGGCCAACCTTGGTCTCGATCGAGAGGGAATGGTTTTGGTGGCCCTTATGAGTGGCGGCGACTATATCCCGGAGGGAGTGCCTGGCTGTGGACCAAAAGTTGCAT ATACAGAAGGTCTACGCCAGTGGAAAAAGTCATTGACGCACGAGCTTCGAACTAATGCAAGCAAATATTTCCGCACTCGTCACAAGGCCCTAGACATTCCGGAGGACTTCCCAAACGTAGAGGTGCTTCGTTATTACACCCATCCAGTGGTATCTCCAGAGTCCACGCTGGAAGTGGTCAGGCAAAGGCTAAAAGAAACCAGGGAAATCCAGTTGGATGGCCTAAGGGAATTTACTAGGGAGACATTTAACTGGGATTTCCGCATCGGCGCAATCAAATTCATCCGTGTGCTCAGCGAGGGCTTGTTTGTGAACCGCATGTATCAGGACGGCGTTAACGGAGACGCTTTTGTTAAGAAAATATCAGCCCGTCGGAACCATTTCAGCACAGACAGCACGTCCGAACTACGGCTCGCTTATATCCCCGAAGAAATCGTGCCCATCGATATATCAAATGAAGTGGAGGAGGAAATTACATATGCTCGGAGCGGCCTAGCTCTCAATAGCGATGAAGAGTTTGGAACAGCTCCAGACAACCTTGAGGACGCCCAGGGCGGTGTCGGGAAGACGTTTGATATTACAAAACCAGAACTCACTTGGGTTCTAGAAGAGGTGGCCAGAAGGTTTGCACCAAGATCTGTCCAAGCTTGGGAGGAGggcaaaaaacaaaagtcaacgaagaagaaggcaacaACATCAAAGACGAAAAAGGATGCCACGATGCCTCATGGGGCTATTGACAGCTTTGTTCGCATCACCAAGGCAGTGGAAACTCAGGGGAAAGCTACCAACAGCGTTGCCTCCGACTCGAACAAGGATGACAGTGAGGTTAATGAGTTTAGCGAACCAgatctccctcctcttcctcaaccgAGCCAACTACGCCGACCACAAACACCGCCATCACTACGGCGGTCCAGTAAGCAACCCATGCCCAACGCACCTCCTAGCTTGGACCGTTGGACAGTAACCAGCTCACCAGACCCAACTAGGCGTCATGACGATGCAGGAGTTTTCGAGGCTATCGTCATTTCGTCCAGCCCTACCGGCAGCGCATCGCCACCTTCACGATCTTTGCCGTCGTCGCCCATTACAACAACCACCTCTGCAAGTCGTAATGGCGAGATGCCAAAGTCAATACGGTCGATTCTTGCGGCGGGTGCTTCATCGCGG caaaagacatcatctcatcacaaGACATCTCAAGGAGCAATAGAGCTAAGACAGATGTCGATGGACATGTCTACAGAAAAACTGCCTCAGTCAGAGACAAGTCGCCCTGGTTCATCCAAAAGCAGCAAGGGTAGCATATACAACCTAAACTCCAGCCGAGAGGATATTACTACGAAAACAATGACAAAGGAAGTCGAGATTATACTATCCAGCAGTCCCGAAGTACCACGTACATCTCGTCCCACTACGAGCAAACAAAGGACTCGCATTCCTCCGCCACAGCGCAATAACAGTCCCGGTCCCGCTCCAGGCAAAAAAATATACGTCCCCAACGGGgctggcttcttcaaggagattgaagttAATGAGGACGAATATGAAGAGAGAATCTCGCGAGAAGTGCAGTCGCTTCAGGACCGTGGCATTAGAGCTGGCGTTACTAGATGGAGTGATGTGTCGTTTATCGATCTGACGGATGCTCCGAACAGTTGA